The genomic window ATggaattttttaaaaacaaactTATTAATAGTTTGTAGATGTTTAAAACCCCTAATGAATACAAATAAAACCTCccacaaaattaaattttattattatttaacaaattttttaaCAGAAGGATCGtattatttcaaaataaaaaggttgagaGTTGAAGTGTCCCTTTTTTTTTACAAGGATCGCTTTGTCCTTCGTGAAAATAAACAAGGACCGAGTTAGGTGTTTACTCTTTTTTAGAAATGAAAAAGTTCAATTCACCGAAAGGAAATAACAACATATATAGATGAATAATATTTAAGAGTtttagggcttgtttgggtgagcttttaataaaagattttttttaagttattttttttaaaagatcttatagaaaagtaaaagtaattttatgtttggataactcatgtaaaaagatctttttatttattaattatgtttgggtataaccatataaaagtacttttttgtttatttattacgtaaaaaatattttttttaaagaaaaagatattttaaaaaaagatgtaattacagtttctcaaaaaagatgttttttttttatttttctagtacttttactttactactagaaatttgccaaacacactaaaaaataaaaaaagatattttttcattgaaaaaagatttttttttatcaaaataatggcgtCCAAACAAGCACTTATAGGGCATTCATTGATAATTCGAATGAGACCAATTCGAATTACCTTGAGCTGCTACTTGTGGTAAGCAGCCTTCCCTGCTTCACCACCGCCAGCGAGCATCCCTGCTTCCCCTCCCCTGCTTCACCACCGCCATACccgccgcttcttcttcttcttcttctttttcttcttcttcttcttaccaCCGACCCCACCGCCGCACCGCCACCCGTTGCccgccgcttcttcttcttcttctgtgaattctgtgAATtgaattttttgtgaaatttctggattttttgtgaaatttgttaTGGAAcattgttgttgctgaaatttgaatttggagtattgttgttgctgattctaggttcttgatgatgatgatgattttctgagTTGAGTTCTTGTTTGTCTGAGTTTGAGTTCTGGATCTGAGTTCTGGGTTCTGATgaggatgacgatgatgatgttgattttcTGAATTTTGGTTGGTGTGATGTAGATGGTGATGGAGTGGCAGTGGGTGGGGGGTGGTAGTGGTTTTGGTTCTGAGTACTTATGAttccatgatgatgatgatgatgatgatgatggtggtggtgggtGTGGTAGTGGGTGTGGTGGTGGTGCTTATGCTTGTGTTTCTGCTGGTGCTTTGCatgattttggggaagaagggatAGGGACATTTTGGTCCGAAGAAcagttttaaaacaaactgaaactttggggaccattttgtagcaaaaaaaagttAGGAACGATTCCGATTTTCGACCTCTATGTTGGGGACCAAAATCGAACTTAACCCTAAACATTTTTAAAGAGATTGATTAATCTTATGAGTCAtatcataaaattatataaaaaaaaagtgataAAGTGAAAGCTGAGACAGAAAATAAATGTTTTAGAGAATCAGTTTAATTTTATGCTGCATAGATTTATTAAGGCTATATAATTGCTTGTTATGATATTACTTGTtctaaaagtttaagttaataggAAGAGGTACATAaaaattcgaaccagcttggttcgaactacaataacacataattcgaaccaaggtaGCTCGAATAATGATGGAACTCGTGATGAACGTAATTCGAACCTATATGGTTCGAACTAGAATTGCATATAATTCAAACTAGGAGAGTTCGAATTACACATTGGATGCTtcaccaagtaattcgaacctaGTTGGTTCGAATTTGTCAAAGTTTGCCTCGAATAGTAATTCGAACtgggttggttcgaattacacaggAATccgctatataaggagttcgaatcagctTCATTCGAATCACTTTTTCATTCtcataccccaccaaatcccagagaaaacgacccagatttgATCCGATAAAGACTCGAACAGAATACTCAGCCGATGGGGACGATCCGGAAAGGCTATATCGGTTGGACGGagttgctcatatagccggggtcatcaatGACGAGATTAGTAGATAGAAAACTTTGTGCTAGCGGTTTATCtgagttagtggttttgcatgcggtttagttggtggtttagttgatggtttatgttaatagtttttgttagttgttttgcatgcggttttagttggtgatttatgttagtggttttatgttagtggttttgtatgcggttttgttgatggtttatgttggtggtttatttTGGTGGTATTAGAAGTGGTTTATTATGTGATTTTGTGTGCAGTTTAtgatagtggttttgcatgtggttttcGTAAGTGGATTTGTAtgcggtttatgttagcggtttgaGCATGTGGTTCTGCAACTGGTTTGTTATATTGGTTTTGCATGTAGATTCTGTTAGTGGTTTCCATTAGTGGTTTCTGGTGTTGGTTATTTTTGTCACTGGTTTTCTACGTGGTTCTAAAAATGCGGTGCATGTAATGCGCAGCCATagcgatgcatcaggagcatgcggcggcagcagggcatgcgactTGATGAGCGGTATGTTTCGTACTTGCAGATGGCtggattataccatcttgcgaggctgaacgatagatggtttCGGTTAGATGAGCCCCTTGTCAGTGCCTTCGTCGAGCGGTGGCGTCCGGAGACACACACCTTccatatgccgttcggagagtgcactatcacacttcaggacgtggcgtaccagtTGGGGTTGCCAGTGGGCGAGTGTTATGTCAGTGGTTGCCTTACAGATTTCCAGATATACATCCAGGGTGGCCGTCCAGCTTGGGTGTGGTTCTaggagttgcttggagtgatTCCTCCTCCGAGCCAGGTTCAGAAGTTCGTAGTAAACTGTACCTGGTTCCAGGAGACTTTTGGAGAGTGCCCTGAGGGAGCCGATGGGGAGATTGTGCGACGCTTTGCTCGTGcctacatcatgatgttgttgggcactcagctgtttgccgacaagtccggTAACCacattcacatcagatggcttcccTACGTAGCTAGGCTTAAGGAGATGGGGACCTACAGCTGGGGGTCTGCAGCActggcatggttgtaccggtgcatgtgccgagtggcgaaCAGACATGTGGTCAAGTTAGCAGGCCCACTTCAGCTACTTTAGTCCTGGATCTTCTGGCGCTTTCCTAGGTTTAGGCCTGCCAAGTATGATACGTTCAGCTGGCCGTTGGCCTCGAGGTACTTTAGTCAGGCTTCTCTATTTCAATTTAACATATCTAAGTCCATGTACGCTTCTAATGTATTACAAATCTGTCACACATTTAATTAGCCATAACACCCATGTGAGttgcaggtggtcaggttacaacCCTTCCGGTAGCGAGAAGGGTCCTAGAGTGCAGATGTGGAGACTGAGAATAGACATGTTACAGGACAGGGATGTGAGTATACTACTGCCTAAGTTTATTTAGTTAACCAAACTTTATGAATTTGGTGCATGAGTTGGCCTGACAATGTTTAGTTCTTTGTGCAGTTTATCTGGATGCCGTATAGCTTGCTCGAGGTACTGCAGGTTGTGCATCCGGAGGTGTTGGAGCCTCGGCATACGGTGTTGTGGCGGTCTGTGACGTCACTGATATACTTTGccgtcatagagtggcatcagatagaTAGGGTTCTACCGCAGTTCGGCGGAGTCCATCCCCGTCCGCATCCCGCCCTGAACATTGACTTTCTGATGTCGAAAGACGGTAGAAGCGGTGATCGTTCGTTCCCGTATGCTTTGCAGTCATGGCATTTTCATCGGGGCCGCTTGGAGATTACTTCGTTGGTGTACCAGCCCATGACCAGACCCTTCAGGAGAGTACGCCATGGGTTAGTCCGGGGTCGATGTTTTCAGACTTCCTTGCATCAGATGGGCTTGATGCGGACTTTGGCGGGTCACATTTTTTAGACGAGATTACTGCCATCATGCAGGAGGATGTGCGGCCCGTAGGCATGGTCAGAGCTCCGGCACACAGGCACCTTTAGATGTCGATCTGAACGAGCCTCCTACGATGCCTGTTGCTGACCATTTTGCATTGGGGGTACCCCTCCTTCCGCATACACTGCTGCATCACATTCAGTTGCCGGGCCGTCTGCGGCACCCGTCTAGCCTAGGCCACCTGCACAGCCTACCCCGAATGATGAGGAGGATGAGATCGAGGACGAGGAGCCGCTTATCCGCAGAGGTCAGAGGACACGGGTACCCCGTCGTTGCTTCACCGGCTCGCATCTGTTTAGATGATTCATGTCTCATGTATTTTGTTTGTTCATGTTCATTGTTGTATGTTAGCCAAGTTTACTTTTGTCGTTGATGTACTCTGACGATCGAAcatgtaggttggttatttatgTTTCAGTTTGTTGTTCCGAATCAAGATATTGTACTTTGAAAACGGCTGTTTAGTGATTATTTCAGTGACTACCATAGTTTCCGCATCATGTATCAATTTAATATGTAGATTTATTTATTGCCGTTTGCATTCATTggacattgataaaccactattttatggtttatattgtgtttaattgtgtggttttatcatgatccttactcacttgttcattaatttagcatgcatttatatttccttcctgaaattattacatgattaaaaactgcctcctagagacttttaattatgaattttaattctcctttattccattcgatgccatgatctgtgtgttaagcgtctcaggctttatagggcatgaatgagttggagattagaaaggaagctagcaaaatggaaggaacacaagaaattgaggagataaccagcgagaggtgacgcggccgcatggctcacgcgaccgcgcgaaagaggagaaatcgcagtgacgcggccgcatgactcatgcgaccgcgcggattggaaaagcacaagcgacgcggaggcgtggacaac from Arachis ipaensis cultivar K30076 chromosome B09, Araip1.1, whole genome shotgun sequence includes these protein-coding regions:
- the LOC110266702 gene encoding serine/threonine-protein phosphatase 7 long form homolog encodes the protein MIRSAGRWPRGTLVRLLYFNLTYLSPCTLLMYYKSVTHLISHNTHVSCRWSGYNPSGSEKGPRVQMWRLRIDMLQDRDFIWMPYSLLEVLQVVHPEVLEPRHTVLWRSVTSLIYFAVIEWHQIDRVLPQFGGVHPRPHPALNIDFLMSKDGRSGDRSFPYALQSWHFHRGRLEITSLVYQPMTRPFRRVRHGLVRGRCFQTSLHQMGLMRTLAGHIF